The region GAACTGGGTTGCTTTTCCCTGGATGCACAACGCCAGTACCATGGAGATGCTCGAGCCTTGCGGTACTACTGCCCACCTCCCACTAATGGTCAAAGCCCCAACTTTGACCTCAGAGACGGATACCCTGATCGATACCGGCCCCGGGATGAAGAGGTCCAAGAGAGGCTGGACCACCTGCTATGCTGGGTCCTGGAGCACCGAGGCCGGCTAGAGGGGTGAGCAAAGCATAGCACACAAGTAGCTCTAGAGACCTACACCTACTCTCTAAAATTGGGAGAGCCAAAGGGGGAGTGGGGTCAGCCCTTAGGCTATTCTTTGGAGGAGCCGTGTGCGCTAATGCTTGTGTCAGACTTCCAGCCCTTAACTCCTCCCTCTCAGGGGTCCAGGCTGGCTGGCAGGGGCCATAGTGACGTGGCGGGGGCACCTGACAAAGTTGCTGACGACACCATATGAGCGGCAGGAAGGCTGGCAGCTGGCGGCCTCCCGGTTCCAGGGGACGCTGTACTTGAGTGAGGTAGAGACGCCGGCTGCTCGGGCTCAGAGGCTTACCCGGCCACCCCTTCTCCAGGAGCTTATGTACATGGGGTACAAGTTCGAGCAGTACATGTGTGCAGGTGAGAATTGCCCCAGCTCTGTGgcccactcccccttccccagagactgagaccccagccctgctgctgTTTCTCCCCTCGTGCAGACAAACCTGGAGGCGCCACAGATCCCTCTGGGGAGGTCAACACCAACGTGGCTTTCTGCTCTGTGCTACGCAGCCGCCTGGGAAACCATCCTCTGCTCTTCTCCGGGGAGGTAGACTGCATAGACCCCCAGGCCCCAAGCACACAGCCCCCCACCTGCTATGTGGAGCTCAAGACCTCCAAGGAGATGCACAGCCCTGGCCAACGGAAGAGCTTCTACAGGTTcaggatgggggtgggcaggTTGAGAGCCTAGGATTGACAGCTGGGAAAGGGacttgggggaagaggaggaggctggagggtggTGGAGGGGTCCCACTGACCCCTTGCCTTTCCTGACAGACGGAAGCTCCTGAAATGGTGGGCTCAGTCGTTCCTTCCGGGGGTCCCAAATGTTGTTGCTGGCTTCCGTAACCCAGAGGGTTTTGTCTGTTCCCTCAAGACCTTTCGTACCATGGAGATGTTTGAATACGTCAGGGTAAGGCAATGGTGTCACAGCTCCCACCTGTATCCCCCTGTGCCAAGACCACAGGTCCAGTGTCCAGGGACCTGTAGTCcaccttccccttctcccaccctcGCCCTCAATGCCAGTCTTCTGCCTCCTCCTGGGCTTTCTCCAGAATGACCATGATGGCTGGAATCCCTCCGTGTGCATGAACTTCTGTGCTGCCTTCCTTAGCTTTGCCCAGAACACAGTTGTCCAGGATGACCCCAGGTGAGGCATtcagctctgcccctcccctctgggTCCCAGAAGCTCGGCCTCCAGCCCTCAACTCAGGACTCCATCTGCCCCGCAGGCTCGTCTACCTCTTCTCCTGGGAGCCTGGCAGCCCAGTCACAGTGTCTGAACATCGAGACGCACCCCATGCCTTCCTGCCTACGTGGTACGTTGAAGCCATGACCCAGGACCTCCTGTCACCCCCCAAGACACCCTCCCCCAAGGACTGATGCTTCACAGGGGCTGGTCCTGTTTCTGTGTGCACAGATAAAGGCATATTTCTAGGTGGTTCTCCCTGCTGTCTTTTGAGCTGTCATCCCTGCCCAACACCTCAGGTTCACACAGGTGGTTTGCTGTTTTATTGTTACGTTATTACACAGGGGTCATTCACTGGGTGTAGAGGCTGGCTGCAAAGACAATGTCCCTCCGCAGCAGGGTGGCTGCCGTTTCCATCTTGGCACCTAGCACAGGCTCGCCCACCAGGCGGGCCGCCCCCCGAAGCGAGCGACACATCTCGGCCAGGCGTTGGATGCAGCGGACCACCAGGCCCTCGGGGGTCCCCGAGAGCCCTGCCAACTCAGAGAAGGGCTGTGGGGGAAGTAGGGTGGGGACTGAATACGGTAGGGCCTGGGCAGCCTCTCCCCAGTCAGCTGTCCACAAAGCCCCAAACCCCAGCTACTCACCATGCCCCGGGCCCACTCGTACACAACCTCGACCAGGCCAAAATTCAGCTCTCCCACAAATTCCTCCACTGTCTGGTTCAAGCCACAGGCCATCTGCACCTCACCGATCCGCTTGGCCACGGCCCGGACACGTTCCACCCCCTGCAGATGGGGAGGAGAGGTTAAGCCCTGCCTTCCTACTCCAGGAAGGAGACCCAGATCAAGGAAGAAACAATTCCAGCTCTTCGGGGCACTTACAGGGCTGGATGGGGCACGTGGGGAATACACGGGGACGAGGACTGGGAGTGCCACGGCCGAGGGTGGGACGGGGGTGGGCGTCCCCTACCTGTTTGAGGGTGCTTGGGAGCTGATCACTAGGGTCCCCGGGGCTCTGGCAGACCAGGCCGGAGAGCAGGGCCGCGATCTCCTCGGGCCGAAGGGCGCTCAGCGCGTTGTCAAACATGAGTTCAGTGAGGAGCAGCTCATGGCTGCTCATGGCACAAGCCACCCGCCCTGCCAGCTTCACGGTGCCCGCTTCATCTACGTACCCCAGGGTTCGGAGCACCTGGAAGGACGGTGGGCGTTGGGAGCCTGCAGACCTCCTCGCTAGCCCCCCAGCCCCATCTCTGCCCTCCCACCTCTACTCGCTGGTGGTACTCAGTGAGCAGCAGCAGCGACTGATCCGACAGCAGGAAGCGCAGCCGCTCCATCTCCTTCTGTATCTGCATCCGTTCCCGCAGCTTCAGGTACTACAGGGAACCACCGGCAGGAGCATGTTAGCCTCCTCGCCCTCAGCACGGGCGCACTGAGGACAAGGGCTGCGATGGGGGTGGCCAGTCTACAGGGGACGAGAGGAAAAGTCCCCCTCCCAGCTTGGAAGCTAGCATCCAGGGACCTACCTGGGCAGGGAAACGGGGACTGTGTACACACTGAGCCCCCCGGATCAGCTCCTCCAGCTTCCGGACCCGGAGCCCCGCCTCTACCACCGACACATCCTTGAGCTGCAGGTCATTGACAGGGTCAAGGGTAGGGGGTCCTGCTGGGTGGGCCTGAGCCAGACGTAGTAGTTCCTGGACAGCAGTTGTCGCGGCCGCAGAGGGAGGCTCCTTCCTGAGAAAGGAGCAGGTCTTGGGACCTGGGGCAGAGGCTTCTCTTCCTCAGGCTGCGGGCGCCTGCCCAaccacacctccccaccccccatcacaTGGTCCCCCCGGCCCAGCATCTCTGACTTGAATTTTGGTTGCTGCCTCTTGCTGAAGTCCTCCAAGATCTTCTCCCCATTCAGCCGGAGCACCTTGGTGGTGATGGCAGCCACATCTCCTGGCTGGAGCTTGGCCACAGTGTGGTCACAGGGCCCTGTGAAAGGAGAGAGCAGGGTCAGACCTTGCCGTGGGCCCAGGCATCCCAACTGTGCTGCTGTCAGGAACTCGGCCGTCTGTCCCACTCTCACCTTCAGGCAGGAACAGCTTGAATCCCACGAGGTCATCTGGGTAGGGCACATCGGGGGAGGCTGGCCCCCTCTCCTGCGGGTCCTTGGACATGGGCTTATCACACAAGACCAGAGTCGTGAATACTCTGCTGGTGGAGCTCGAGGAGacctggggaggcggggaggccagGACAGGGCAGTGTGAAGAGTGGACATCAAAGGCAGAGACCAGATCACCAACCTCAGGCAGGGATCGTGGTGCAGCCATGCAGAGCCCACCAGTATGGACTGGTAACCAAGTCAAGTGATGGGAGCAGACTCTGGGGGCAGAGCTTGGGGTAAGGACAAGGAGGTGAGCATGAAGTGGTGGGCATGGGATGGGAAAGGAGGACTCGAGGGAAAAATGAGAGCACTGGTGAATACAACCGGCCCCTCACCAAGtggggaagatggagaaagggctCGCCCCTCCCTCCCGGCCTCTGGGCTTCAAATTCCCATTGCCCTCACCTGAAGGATCACACCCAGTGCGTTGTGATGCTTCTGATTCTTCACAATCACCACCCTTCCCGCTGAGAGAGATTTCAGCCCATTCACAGACTCTATGATGCGTCGCTGAAGGGCAGGGACGTGAAGAGAGGGAATAAAGGGAGGAAGTGTCACAGAGACACTAGGACTAAGTTCAGGAGTACCCGAAGTGTCACAGTCTCTTCCTCCCTGtctgccacccctgcccccaacactCACACGCACTTACCTGGATCAGGCTCCGGGTCTCTGTCAGTTCCTCCCCGCAGCTGTAATACTCAGGCAGGTCAACGAGTTGGCCAGTTACATCAGGCTCCTCCAAGGCCTCCAGCCGCTTGGTCAGTTCAGCCAGAGTCTGTTCATGGGCCTGGGAGAAGCCAATGTGGGTGTGCAGCAAGAGTCTCCAGGCCCAGAACCCTCCACTTTCACCCACCGGCCTCTGGATGCCCATCTCGTCCAGGCCTGGCTTCCCTTGTCCACGTCCTTCACAGCAGCCTGGTCACGCCCACCTCCTCACCTTGCTGTCCTTGCGGGATGGAAACTCAGAGAAGCTCCTCTTCATCATGTCCTCCACCCTGAGGGCATCCACCCGCAGCAGGTTGAGGATCATGGTGTACGTGAGGCGGAACTGGGACTGCAACTGGGACGGCTTCCCCTGGGCCGGGC is a window of Physeter macrocephalus isolate SW-GA chromosome 18, ASM283717v5, whole genome shotgun sequence DNA encoding:
- the DXO gene encoding decapping and exoribonuclease protein gives rise to the protein MESRRTKRRAGKLEVAEPWNKLLLPALSLPTDPALYVGPFPFYRRPSELGCFSLDAQRQYHGDARALRYYCPPPTNGQSPNFDLRDGYPDRYRPRDEEVQERLDHLLCWVLEHRGRLEGGPGWLAGAIVTWRGHLTKLLTTPYERQEGWQLAASRFQGTLYLSEVETPAARAQRLTRPPLLQELMYMGYKFEQYMCADKPGGATDPSGEVNTNVAFCSVLRSRLGNHPLLFSGEVDCIDPQAPSTQPPTCYVELKTSKEMHSPGQRKSFYRRKLLKWWAQSFLPGVPNVVAGFRNPEGFVCSLKTFRTMEMFEYVRNDHDGWNPSVCMNFCAAFLSFAQNTVVQDDPRLVYLFSWEPGSPVTVSEHRDAPHAFLPTWYVEAMTQDLLSPPKTPSPKD